CAAATCACCTTTCTTTTTTCCCAAAAGAGCTCTTCCAATAGGAGAAGAGATGGATATCTTACCATAATCTGGTTCAGATTCCACATAATCCAAAATAGTATATGTATACTCTTTTTTATTGGTCGTATCCTTCACCAAAACATCTGACCCTAGCAACACGCAATCCGGATTTTCTGCTTTGTCTATCAATTCATAATTTTCAATAATTTTTTCCAAGGCTAAAATTCTCCCTTCTATAAAAGATTGCTCATTTTTCACTGAGTTATATTCTGCATTCTCAGCAATCTCTCCAAAGGTTACAGCATTTCTAATTTTTTCGGCAATCTCTTTTCTTTTTACCCTTTTAAGATATTGAAGTTCTTCTTGAACCTTTTTTAAGCCTTCTTCACTTAGCATTACTTTTCTGTCAAATGTCATAGATATCTCTCCTCACCAAAAATATTGTTATATTATAATATCAAATGGCAAATATTTCCCTGTAAAAATTAAATATAAGCACCATTAACCCTTTTAATAGATAATAATGCTTATATTATATAA
This DNA window, taken from Candidatus Atribacteria bacterium, encodes the following:
- the greA gene encoding transcription elongation factor GreA is translated as MTFDRKVMLSEEGLKKVQEELQYLKRVKRKEIAEKIRNAVTFGEIAENAEYNSVKNEQSFIEGRILALEKIIENYELIDKAENPDCVLLGSDVLVKDTTNKKEYTYTILDYVESEPDYGKISISSPIGRALLGKKKGDLVEVRVPAGHIKYKILDIK